The following are encoded together in the Vigna angularis cultivar LongXiaoDou No.4 chromosome 9, ASM1680809v1, whole genome shotgun sequence genome:
- the LOC128194080 gene encoding ABC transporter C family member 8-like, producing MMMMMEIFTGYADDFSWICLKHFEFTSFCSQRSTIDTINLIFLCVFYASTIVSLIRRNFINGSHTKSRFFLFVSICCAITSVVFYSIALWSFVAKTGNSMANHLSWLACVVRGFVWTSLAVSLLVQGHKWIKVLNSVWWACSFALVSALHIEILFRKHAIEIFDVLLWLLHTLLLFCAFQNLGCFVIQNVPKSLSEPLLAREVDSEETGLGRASFLSKLTFSWVNSLLSLGYSRPLSLEDIPSILSEDKAHLSHQNFMHAWQSLARERSKNNTKNLVFWSIVRTHLKENILISVYALLRTIAVTVSPLILYAFVNFSNRRDSGETDLREGLTIVGFLILSKVVDSVSQRHWFFCTRRSGLKMRSALMVAVYEKQLKLSNSARTRHSTGEIVNYIAVDAYRMGEFPWWFHLTWACTLHLLLSISILYGVVGVGALPGLIPLLICGLLNVPFAKILQKCMAQFMISQDERLRATTEILNSMKIIKLQSWEDKFKSLVENLRGKEFIWLSKAQMLKAYGSLVYWMSPTIVSAVVFLGCAVFNSDPLNAGTIFTVLATLRNLGEPVRMIPEALSVLIQVKVSFDRLNTFLFDEELDTSDGNGSYINRSYINAVEIQAGNFIWDHESVSPTLRDVNLEIKWGQKVAVCGPVGAGKSSLLYAVLGEIPKISGTVNVFGNIAYVSQTSWIQSGTVRENILFGKPMEKTRYENAIRVCALDKDINDFSHGDLTEIGQRGINMSGGQKQRIQLARAVYNDADIYLLDDPFSAVDAHTAAILFKDCVMTALREKTVILVTHQVEFLSEVDTILVMEGGKVTESGKYENLLTTGTAFEQLVSAHKEAITELDQNNENRIHREESQGVYKYQSEGEISTEGQLGMQLTQEEEKEIGDVGFKTFWDYISFSRGSLMLFYIVLAQCAFVALQTASTVWLALAIDIPKITSAILIGVYALISFSGAAFTYIRSLLTSYLGLNASKALFTSFNTAIFNAPMLFFDSTPIGRILTRASSDLSILDFDIPYSITFVTCIPIEILVIIGLMVLVTWPVLIAAIPAIVASKYVQEYYQASSRELMRINGTTKAPVMNFAAETSLGVVTVRAFDMVERFFKNYLKLVDTDATLFFHSNVATEWLLLRIEALQNLTVITSALLLVLFPQGYVSSGLVGLSLSYALSLTSSYRFWTRMHCNFLNYLISVERIKQFIHLPSEPPAILKDHQPPSSWPSKGRIDLQALEIRYRPNAPLVLKGITCTFREGSRVGVVGRTGSGKSTLISALFRLVEPASGDIVIDGINICSMGLKDLRMKLSIIPQEPTLFKGSIRTNLDPLGLYSDDEIWKALEKCQLKETISHLPNLLDSLVSDEGGNWSLGQRQLFCLGRVLLKRNRVLVLDEATASIDSATDAILQRIIRQEFEACTVITVAHRVPTVIDSDMVMVLSYGKMVEYDEPSRLMDTDSSFSKLVAEYWASCSNNSS from the exons atgatgatgatgatggagatTTTTACTGGATACGCTGATGATTTCTCATGGATTTGTCTGAAGCATTTTGAGTTCACTTCTTTCTGTTCACAAAGGAGCACAATAGACACAATAAATCTAATTTTCCTCTGTGTCTTCTACGCTTCCACCATTGTCAGTTTAATcagaagaaattttataaatggaagTCATACCAAAAGCaggtttttcctttttgtctCTATCTGTTGTGCGATCACTAGTGTTGTGTTTTACAGTATTGCCCTGTGGAGTTTCGTAGCCAAAACTGGGAACTCCATGGCTAACCACCTCAGCTGGTTAGCATGCGTTGTACGAGGATTTGTTTGGACTTCTTTAGCAGTTTCATTGCTTGTTCAGGGACACAAATGGATCAAAGTTCTAAACTCTGTCTGGTGGGCATGTTCCTTTGCACTAGTTTCGGCTCTCCACATTGAAATTCTTTTTAGAAAGCATGCAATAGAAATTTTCGATGTCCTACTATGGCTCTTACACACGCTTCTTCTCTTCTGTGCCTTCCAAAACCTTGGTTGCTTTGTCATTCAAAATGTGCCAAAAAGTTTATCTGAACCGTTGTTAGCTCGGGAAGTTGACTCGGAAGAAACAGGACTAGGTCGTGCTTCCTTTCTGAGCAAGTTGACTTTCTCTTGGGTTAACTCCTTACTCAGTTTGGGTTACTCAAGGCCTCTATCTCTTGAAGACATCCCTTCCATTCTTTCTGAAGATAAGGCACACCTGTCCCACCAAAACTTCATGCATGCATGGCAATCCCTAGCGAGGGAGAGAAGCAAGAATAACACCAAGAACTTGGTGTTTTGGTCCATTGTTAGAACTCACTTAAAAGAGAACATATTAATATCTGTTTACGCATTGCTCAGAACCATTGCTGTGACTGTTTCTCCTTTAATACTCTATGCTTTTGTCAACTTTTCAAATCGTAGGGATTCCGGGGAGACAGATCTCAGAGAAGGTCTTACCATAGTGGGTTTTCTTATTCTCTCCAAAGTGGTTGATTCTGTGTCACAGAGACACTGGTTTTTTTGTACCAGGAGGTCGGGGTTGAAGATGAGATCAGCTCTGATGGTTGCAGTGTATGAAAAACAACTAAAGCTTTCAAACTCAGCAAGGACAAGACACTCGACAGGTGAAATTGTGAATTACATTGCTGTTGATGCATATCGCATGGGAGAATTTCCATGGTGGTTTCATCTAACATGGGCATGTACATTGCATCTTCTTCTATCTATCAGTATCCTGTATGGAGTTGTGGGAGTAGGTGCACTTCCTGGTTTAATTCCTCTTCTTATATGTGGACTTCTCAATGTACCATTTGCCAAGATCCTACAAAAGTGCATGGCACAGTTCATGATTTCACAGGATGAGCGTCTGAGAGCAACTACAGAAATTCTAAATAGCATGAAAATCATCAAGTTACAGTCCTGGGAAGACAAATTCAAGAGTTTGGTTGAGAACCTACGTGGGAAAGAGTTCATTTGGCTATCTAAGGCACAGATGTTGAAAGCTTATGGGTCACTTGTATATTGGATGTCTCCTACCATCGTTTCTGCTGTTGTTTTCCTCGGTTGTGCTGTTTTCAATAGTGATCCATTAAATGCCGGGACCATATTTACAGTTCTTGCAACGTTGAGGAACTTGGGAGAACCTGTTCGAATGATTCCGGAGGCTCTATCTGTTTTGATCCAAGTTAAGGTATCTTTTGATCGTCTCAATACCTTTTTGTTTGATGAAGAACTAGATACCAGTGATGGTAACGGAAGCTATATAAACCGAAGTTACATTAATGCGGTAGAAATCCAAGCTGGAAACTTCATTTGGGACCATGAATCAGTGTCCCCAACTTTAAGAGATGTGAATTTAGAAATCAAATGGGGACAGAAAGTTGCAGTTTGTGGGCCAGTTGGAGCTGGAAAATCATCTCTTTTGTATGCAGTGTTAGGAGAGATTCCCAAGATCTCAGGAACT GTCAATGTGTTCGGCAACATAGCATATGTTTCTCAAACTTCTTGGATACAAAGTGGGACGGTTCGAGAGAATATACTATTCGGCAAGCCAATGGAGAAAACAAGATACGAGAATGCCATTAGAGTTTGTGCCTTGGATAAGGATATCAATGATTTTAGTCATGGTGATCTTACAGAAATAGGTCAGCGAGGGATCAACATGAGTGGAGGACAAAAGCAAAGGATTCAACTTGCTCGTGCTGTCTACAATGATGCTGACATTTATCTCCTCGATGACCCTTTCAGTGCAGTTGATGCTCACACTGCTGCTATCCTTTTCAAA GACTGCGTAATGACGGCTCTAAGAGAAAAAACAGTCATTCTAGTGACACATCAAGTGGAGTTTCTCTCAGAAGTTGATACAATCCTG GTAATGGAAGGTGGAAAAGTTACTGAATCAGGAAAGTATGAGAATCTCTTAACAACTGGGACTGCCTTTGAACAACTTGTGAGCGCTCACAAGGAAGCAATTACAGAGTTGGATCAGAATAATGAGAACCGAATTCATAGAGAAGAGTCTCAAGGTGTTTATAAATACCAAAGTGAGGGGGAGATTTCTACGGAGGGTCAACTTGGGATGCAACTtacacaagaagaagaaaaagagattggTGATGTCGGCTTCAAGACATTCTGGGATTATATTTCCTTTTCCAGGGGTTCATTGATGCTGTTTTATATAGTTTTGGCACAATGTGCTTTTGTTGCTTTGCAGACTGCATCAACGGTTTGGcttgctttagccattgataTTCCAAAAATAACTAGTGCCATCTTGATTGGGGTGTACgcattaatttcattttctggTGCTGCGTTTACATATATAAGGTCTCTCTTGACCTCTTACCTTGGATTAAATGCTTCCAAAGCTCTCTTCACAAGTTTCAATACTGCTATCTTCAATGCTCCTATGCTGTTCTTTGACTCAACCCCCATAGGAAGGATTTTAACAAGA GCTTCATCAGATTTAAGTATTTTGGATTTTGACATACCTTATTCGATCACCTTTGTAACATGTATACCAATTGAAATTTTGGTGATTATTGGTCTAATGGTTTTAGTAACATGGCCAGTTCTCATTGCTGCCATTCCAGCAATAGTTGCGTCAAAATATGTTCAG GAATATTATCAAGCCTCGTCAAGGGAATTAATGAGGATCAATGGAACCACGAAAGCTCCTGTGATGAATTTTGCAGCTGAAACATCACTTGGTGTTGTTACTGTGAGAGCATTCGATATGGTagaaagattttttaaaaactacttAAAGCTTGTAGACACAGACGCAACACTGTTTTTTCATTCTAATGTGGCCACGGAATGGTTACTTTTGAGGATTGAAGCACTTCAAAATTTGACAGTCATCACTTCAGCTTTGCTACTTGTTCTATTTCCTCAGGGATACGTGTCCTCAG GTCTTGTGGGACTATCTCTCTCTTACGCATTATCCTTGACGTCATCATATAGATTTTGGACTCGAATGCATTGCAACTTTTTAAACTATCTTATCTCTGTTGAAAGAATCAAGCAATTCATTCACCTACCATCAGAACCTCCTGCTATTTTGAAGGACCACCAACCTCCATCTTCATGGCCATCCAAGGGCAGGATTGACCTTCAAGCCTTAGAA ATTAGATACCGTCCGAATGCTCCATTAGTGCTTAAGGGTATCACTTGCACGTTTAGAGAAGGGAGTAGAGTGGGAGTTGTAGGAAGAACCGGAAGTGGAAAGAGTACACTCATAAGTGCTTTGTTTCGCTTAGTTGAGCCAGCAAGCGGTGACATTGTCATAGATGGGATTAACATATGCTCAATGGGGTTGAAGGATTTGAGAATGAAACTAAGCATCATCCCTCAGGAACCAACTCTTTTCAAGGGCAGCATCAGAACCAACTTGGACCCTTTAGGCCTGTATTCAGATGATGAGATATGGAAG GCTTTAGAGAAATGTCAGCTTAAGGAAACTATCAGCCATCTTCCAAATCTCTTAGACTCTCTGG TGAGTGATGAAGGTGGAAATTGGAGCTTGGGACAACGGCAACTGTTTTGTCTTGGAAGAGTACTGCTTAAGAGGAACAGAGTTCTTGTTCTGGATGAAGCCACTGCCTCCATTGACTCTGCCACAGATGCAATTCTACAAAGAATTATCAGACAAGAGTTTGAAGCATGCACAGTTATTACAGTGGCTCACAGGGTTCCCACTGTTATAGACAGTGATATGGTTATGGTCCTCTCCTATG GGAAAATGGTGGAATATGATGAGCCTTCGAGACTAATGGATACCGACTCTTCATTCTCTAAGCTGGTAGCTGAATATTGGG